Proteins encoded by one window of Mercenaria mercenaria strain notata chromosome 4, MADL_Memer_1, whole genome shotgun sequence:
- the LOC128556563 gene encoding uncharacterized protein LOC128556563 produces the protein MSLGAQSSVTPIIQQPQSSTEAPPGSVPVNGVTIRNLKDSQQDAEFAGRLKIEAFKGKYVYNITERKLPIAIKNLAANHRGQDQAFYNRTFVAELEGRPVGLLQLKFKDDKEIEKDDHVSELGCWHAWRYRCCIMGATDVDKNTKCYLDHISVDESARGKGVGKVLMQRTEYEARSRNCSNPEE, from the exons ATGTCATTGGGCGCACAAAGTTCGGTTACTCCTATCATACAACAACCGCAAAGCAGTACTGAAGCGCCACCTGGTTCTGTTCCAGTAAATGGGGTCACAATTCGAAATTTGAAAGATTCGCAGCAAGATGCAGAATTCGCTGGAAGATTGAAAATTGAGGCTTTCAAAGGGAAATATGTGTATAATATTACAGAGAGAAA ACTGCCAATTGCAATAAAGAATCTAGCAGCGAATCATAGAGGTCAAGATCAGGCGTTCTACAATCGTACTTTTGTAGCAGAACTAGAAGGGCGACCTGTTGGGCTACTTCAACTAAAATTCAAAGATGACAAGGAAATAGA AAAAGATGACCATGTATCAGAGTTAGGTTGCTGGCACGCATGGAG ATATCGATGCTGTATCATGGGAGCTACTGATGTCGATAAAAATACGAAGTGCTATTTGGATCATATATCTGTAGATGAAAGCGCTCGAGGGAAAGGCGTCGGCAAGGTATTGATGCAAAGGACTGAATACGAGGCAAGATCTAGAAATTGCTCG AATCCCGAGGAATAG